The nucleotide window AAGGCGAGAAAGACCGAGGTGGCCAGAAAGGCGTTGGTCGCGACCTGATCGGGGGCGGCGAAGGAGGCCGCGATGGTGGCCAGCGCCCCGACGAAAATGAAAAGGTTGAACCGAAACTCCCCCCAAGTCCCCTCCAGCGCGCGCCCGAGCATGAAAAACACGTACCAGGCGATGAGCAGGAAGATCGGGCTGCTTGAGGGCGGGAAAAACAGGAACGTAAACACCCGCCAGACCTCGCCCTGGAGCACGAGTCCGGGGATGAGCGTCAACCGCTCCGGGGGAAAGTTGCCCAGCGAGATCAGTCCATAGACCACGACCTGCCCGATGATAATCCACAGGGTGAGGTTTTTGATGGCCAGTCCGCCAAAGCGGCGTTCCAGCCTGTCCAGTACGGTCATGTGTGTCGGGTCTCCTGAAAAAAATGCCGTCCGGTTCGGGGCGGCGGGCGTAAATGCGGCTCCCCGTACCTTGGGGATACGGGGAGCACAGCGGTGTTGAAAAAGAGTCAGTCAGGCGTTGGCGGCCTGAGTTCCCTTGGAATCAGTCAAGGCGGGCGAAACGCCCACCCGGCTCAGGCCATGGAATAGGCTTCCAGGTGCTTGTCCACGCGGTTGGCGGCCAGCGCGAAAAACACCGGGGTGCCGTTTTCGTAGGGCACGGAGACCTCACCGGCGGCCAGCGGGCTGGCGTACTTGTAGTACTGGTAGCTGATGCTCAGGCCGTCTTCGTTGATCCAGTTGGCGGGGAAAGCCTTGGTGCTGTCGGCGATGTCGGCCAGCGAAGCCAGGCCGGTTTCGCAGCTGTAGGTGTCGGTATCGCCACGGGACAGGGTGATGACCTTGCCGGACTGGCCGTCCACCACGGCCTCGACGGCAGCCTGGCCGCACAGGAACGCCTCGTTCGAGTCGGCCTGGGAGGCGGCGCGGGCGCCACAGCGCTGGGTCGCCCCGAGGACGGAGCACTGGACCTTGACCGCGAGGTGCTGCTCCAGCAACTGGCGCAGGAAAAGCGACGGCGAGCTGATGTTCGGCAGCGAGGCCATTTCCGCCGGGATGGAGGTGGCCAGGTAATTGCCGTCCGAGTCAACCAGCCCCTGCCCGACCACGATCTGGCAGTAGGTATGGGTCTTGAGCACGTTGCTCACCTGCTCGACAAAGGCGTCGGCGCTGAAGGCAACCTCGGGCATCAGAATGAGGTGGGGCGGGTCGGAGGGCTCGTTGCGGCGCTTGGCCAGCGAGGAGGCCGCCGCCAGCCAGCCGGTGTGGCCGCCGCCGACTTCGAGGATGGAGACGAGGTCGTGGTTGCCCTGGCAGCACGCGTCCACGGCCAGTTCCTTGACGGTGGAGGCGATCTGCTTGACCACGCTGCCGTAGCCGGGGCAATGGTCGGTGAGGGAAAGCTCGTTCGTCAGGGACTTGGGCAGGCCGATCACGCGCAGGCTGACACCCTTGGCCTCGGCCAGCTCGCTCAGGCGGGCACCGGCCTCCAGGGTCTCACGGTCGCCGATGAGCAGGAAAAAGCGGACGTTGTGGGCTTCGAGGACGGCGAGCACGCGCTCCAGCTCCTCGGGGCGGCGGACAGAGCCGCGGCTGATTCCCAGAGCGGCACCGGGGGTGACGCGTAGCCCGCGAATGACTTGCTGGGACTCCTCGGCCAGGTCGATGATGTCCTCGTTCATGAGGCCGCGCAGGCCGTTGAGCCCACCGTAGATCTCCTCGATGCAGTCGTGGTTCAGTGCTTCAGTGACAGCGCCCGCCAGCGTGGAGTTTACAGTGGGGGTAGGTTCGCCGTCCTGGACGATCAAAATGTTACCGGTGAGTTCTTCGGACATGTCTGTCTGGGTGTTTGGATGTTTAAAAGAGGACAAAATTTGAGGATGGGCACTGGGCTTGGCAATGAAAAACGCGCTCCCCGGCCCCAGCGGGCGGCATCAATCGTCCGCCTCCCGGTCCACAGGGCGGGCCGAGGCGTGCTCCAGCGAACGCGCCAGCGAGTTGAGCAGCCAGATCAGGCGCTCGACGGCGGCCACCACCTGAAGCAGCTCAGCCTGCTCGCGGGGGGCGGCTTCGCGGGCCGTCTCGATGAAGCCCTGCCGAAGCCGCGAAAGCGTCTCGCTGCCGTCACCGGTGATGAGCAGCGCCAGCGCGATGTCGTCGGGCTCCCCCGTTTCCACCGCGTCGAGCACGGTCAGGGCCGCCGCCTCGAAGCCCTCGTAGAGCCGCCCCGCGCTGGTGTCGCGACGGCGGGCGAGCAGTTTGGCCCGGGGGATGTTTTTATAAAACTCCTCCTCCAGCGAGGCGTAGATGTCGAGCCGCTCGCTGAGAGTTCCAACGCGATGCGTGGTGTCCGCGGCAAGCGATTGGTGGACAAGTAGTTCAAGATACCCGTCAATCGCCCGGCGCAGCCCCTGCGAACTCTCGTGGATGCCCCGGGCCTCCTCGGCGAGGAAGTTCGAGTGCGGGTCCATCCGCAGGTAGCGGGCCAGTTGCTCGCCGAGGCGGGTCTGTTCCATCCCGATCAGGTCGAGGCAGGTTTCCGGCTGCGCCTCGCAGCGCGGGTAAAGGAACTTCGGGCGGCTGGCGTCCTCGTCCAGCGGCGGCGGGTAAGCGCGGTTGAGCCAACGGGCCAGCGGCCCCTCCAGCGGCATGATAACCGCCGTCGTGACCACGCAGTACAGCAGGTTGGCCACTGCCATTTCGGTTGAAAGCGAGGTCGAAAGCGTTTCCAGGAACGCCGCCACCAACGGCACCCCGCCCCAGACTTCCACGAAAAACAGCGGCACCAGAATGGCCGTCCCGATCCACCCGTAGTAAACCTGGAACATCGCCATCTGCTTGGGCGTGCCCTTGAGCCGGAGCGTCAGCAGGTGCGTAATCAGGCTCGCCCCGAGGTTGACGCCGTAGATCGCCATGAGCGCTTCCAGCCGCCCCATCAGCCCGGCCTGCGCCAGCACGATGGTGACGAGGATCACGGCGTTGCCGGACTGGGCCACCACCGTCAGCAGGCACCCGGCGATGAACACCAGCAGGTATTGTCCGGCGGTCGCCTCCATGATGTGCCGGAACCAGGTGAAATTCTGAAAATCCTCCCCATAGTCCTGCAAGGTCAGCAGCCCCGTGAACAACAACCCCATCCCGAACAGAAACCCGAGCAGGTCTCGCCCCCGGCGCGGCACCCCGAAAGCGTAGAGGATGCCCGCCACCCCCACGAGGTAGGCGATGAAGAGGTTCAGCGGCAGGACGAGGAAAAAAATCAGCAGGCAAGTGCCGGGGTTGGACCAGTTGAGCAGGGAAATCGCCCGCTGGCGCTTCATCAGGCCGCTGGAGACCACGCTGATGGTCAGAAAGGTGATGGCGGCGGCGGTCTGCGTGATCGCCCCGATCCAGAACCCCCACCAGGCGGCCCGCCAGCGGGTCGAAGTCAGCCGCAGAAAAATCCCGTGCAGGCGGCAGCCGGTCAGGCGCTTGAGGTGCTGGTCGATAATCTGGATACCGACGAAAAACAGCCCCAGTCCGGCCAGGATGTATCCGATGATGAAAAATAGGCTGTCGGCTTCCACGTGTGCGGGTATCTACTAGCCAGCCCCAGCGGCCAGACTCAAGCCTGCATTCTGCCCATCGGTAATGACTGACGACCGGCAATGAACCGGCAGCCCCCCCTTTCTTTCCGCGAAGGAGCAGTTCCCCGACGATCCCCCCCTTACAAAATAACCGACCCGCCTTCGCGCAGCGTTGCCCGCAATTGGCGCGGATCGACGGCGGCGGCGGCCACCCCTCCCCGCAGGGCCAGCGCGGCGGCGACCCCGGCGGCTTCGCCGGTCTGGTTCATGTTGACCATGACCCGGATGGCGGCGTGGGCCTGCTCGTCGGCATCGATGAAGCGACCCGCTGCCAGCAGGTTTCCATATGGCCCCTGCGGAATCAGACAGCGGTACGGAATCTGGTAATAAGTCGGGTCCACCGCCTGCGCGGCCCGCCAGCGCCCCTCGACCGGGGGCTGGTCGTGCCGGGTATAGGTCTCGCGTCCGTCCAGGTAGCGGAAGGTGATCCCGGGCTTGTCCCGGTGGTGGATGTCCACCCGGTACGAGCCGTTGGCGATGGCGTCGTCGAAGCGTTTGCCGTGGAGGACTTCCTCGCCGCTGAGCCGGTGCAGGCAGTCGATGTGCCGCGTCTCGCGAATCCCGATCCGGGCCGGAAGCCCGGCCAGCCCCACCCGCGAACCGGGCACGTGCTCCCTTAAAATATCCTGAATGGCGCGGATCTGGCGGCGGCCCTCGATCTCGGCCCGGGTCAGGCCGCGCGCGTCGGAGCAATCCTCCCCCACCCGCGTCCCGGCCAGCATCCGCAGGTCCGTCCCCGGCACCGGAGCCGACCAGATAAAGCCCTTGGGCATGCGGTGCGCGTCGGCCTGACGGGCGACGATCTCCCGCCACGGTGCCTGCCCGACACTTTCCCAGCCACTCACCAGCGCGCAGGCCGTGCCCGGCTGGAAATGCGCGGCCACGCGCCCCGCCAGCCCGAGCCGGTGGCAGAGGTCGCCGTCGCCGGTGGCGTCGATAAAGAACCGGGCCCGCAAGGCGCAGCGGCCGGATTTGTTCTCGACGATGACAGCGGCCAGCCGCCCGTCCTCGACCCACGGCGCGCAAAAAGCCGTGTGCAGCCACGGGTCGATCCCCGCCTCAGTCACAACCTCGTCCAGCTCGATCTGCATTTCTGCGCTGTTAAAAATCCACCGCGCCGCGCCACTGCGCAAGCTGTCCTGCACCGCGTCGCGCCGGCGCAGACGCTCGACCATTTCCAGCGAAAGCCCGGCGAAGATGCGTTTTTCAAAAGCCTCGTCCAGGTCGCTGTGCCAGATATTGACCAGCGAGAGCGTGGCCACCCCGCCAAAGCTCCCCATGCGCTCGACCAGCGCGACGGACAAGCCGAGCCGGGCCGCCCGGATCGCGGCGAAGACGCCCGTGCAGGAGCCCCCGAGGACGCAAAGGTCGTAGTCGCCCGCCACCGGAAGCTCCCGGGCAGGCTCGCGGATCGTTTTTTCTGCCATGCGCCAATCCTCCGTCACCCCCACCGGCAACACCAGTCCGGACCGATGGTCACCGCCCCCAATAACATGGACAAAACATCTGATTTTTACATAAATATCCAAACAAACATGAATCTCCCCCAACGGCAGACAGCGGAAAACCTGCTGGCCCGCGTCCTGCGCTCACCGGTCGCGGTCACGCGGGTCGGGCAGCGCCACTACACCGCCGGGCCGGGTGCGCACGACGAGGTTGTCACCACCTGCCGCCTGATCCTGCTCCTGGCCGGAAGCATGCGCTACACGGTCGAGGGGCGTTCGTTTGTGCTGGAGGCCGGGACGCAGATTTTCGTGCCCGCGTGGACCCGGCGCATGTGGTCTACCCCGCTGGAGCACGGGTGCGAAATCGCCTGGTGCGAGTTTGACGACGATCCGGTTGAGTTCGGCCCCGGCCACTGCTTCTGCCGCACGCCGGGACGGGCCGCCTTCGCCCGCGAGAAACGCGCCCTGGCCGAGCTGGCCCGACTCTGGCAGGCCCACACGCGTTCCGCGGACGACCCACTCCTGCGTCTTGGGCTGGAAGCCGCGCTCAAGCCGATGCTGGCCCGTTTCTGGCAAGAGGCCGCGCCAGTCCTCGCCCAAGACGGGATCGAACAAGCCCGTCCCCCGCATCCGCAGGTACGCCAGGCCCTGCGCTGGCTGGAGGAGCATTTTTGCGAGCCCGACGCGCTCGCCCGCCTGGAAGCCGCCTGCGGCCTGACCCCGAACTACTTCCGCGAACGCTTTCGCGAAGCCATGATGTGCACGCCCGGCGAGTACCTGCAACGCCTCCGCCTGCGCCGCGCCCGCTATCTGATCCACGCCACCGGCTGGCAGCACAAACGCATCGCCGCCGAGGTCGGTTACGCCGATCCGCTGTATTTTTCCCGACTCTATCGACGTTTTTGGGGACACCCGCCCAGCGCGGAGCTTTCCGCTAAAGACAGCCCACCCACGAGCGGCCCGGACTGACACCGGACCGTTTCCATGCAAGCCCGCGGACGGGCGGACCTCAGAAGCCGACGGCTACGATGATGAAGAGAAACAGCAGGGCGAGCCCCGCGAGCATCCCGATCAGGACCATTTTGTCCTTCTTCGAGGGCTTGGGGTAATCGTCGTAATCTTCGCGCTCGTAAACACCGGGGCCAGCCGAGTGGTCCTGAGGCTTCACAGTTTCGTCGCTCATACAGAGATCCTTGGGTTGGGGTTACACCATAATGTAAGCTTATTCCCTAAATAAACTCAACCCGAAACCACAGCAGGGCATGCCCTGCACCCTCGGTGCTTCGCACCGTGATGGGGCTCTGCCCCATCGGAGCCAGAAAGGCTCCTGCCCCGTAAGCGTACTGACCGCCCCGGCAGGGAGCGAGTGCCAGCTCATCCACGCGCCCCCCGTCCGGCAACCGCGCAGGATGCCGTCATGTGCAGCTTCCCGCATCGTCCAGCTCCGCCACGCCCTCCCCGCGACAGGGGGAGGGCAGCGACCATTCTGGCCGTGCAGGGGAGCAGTTCCTCAGAGTCCAGCCCGCCAACGCACAGGGGGTAGGAGCCTTTCTGGCTCCGTAGGGGGATTTATCCCCCTCAATGCCAGCGGGGGCACCCCGCCTAGAGGATGTCTTCGGGGATGTACTCGACGGCGGTGCGAAAGAGTTCGGCGATAGGGACGACCTTTTCGGCGAAGCGGCCCACCTGCTTGACGGCGGAGCCGGTTTCCTCCTTCGCCTTGTCGATAATGGCCTTGATCTTGTCCTCCCCGAGCTTGAGTCGCGAGTCGGCGCCGAGGCGCTCGGCCAGGTCGTTGCGGGAAATCTTTCCGGCCTTGAGGTCGCGGGCGGTGGCCAGCGCGTGCTCCTTGATCACCTCGTGGGCCTCTTCGCGCCCGACCCCGGCCTTAACCGCTTCCATCAGGACGGCGGTGGTCGAAAGGAAGGGCAGGTAATGGGCGTTTTCCTTGGCCGTCATTTCCGGGTAAACCTCCATCTGGCGCAGCACGGTGAGGAAGGTCTCCAGCAGCCCGTCGAGCGCGAAGAACGCGTCCGGCAGGACCACCCGGCGCACGACCGAGCAGGAGACATCGCCCTCGTTCCACTGGTCGCCGCCCAGCTCCGAGGCCATGGTGACGTGGCCGCGCAGGATGTGGTGGAAGCCGTTGATGCGCTCGCAACTGCGGGAGTTCATCTTGTGCGGCATGGCGGAGGAGCCGGTCTGCCCCGGCGCGAAGCCCTCCGAGGCCAGTTCGTGCCCGGCCATCAGGCGCAGGGTCTTGGCCAGCGAAGCCGGGCCGCAGGCGAGCTGGTAGAGCGCGCTCACCACGTCGAAGTCCAGGCTGCGCGGGTAAACCTGCCCCACGCAGTCGAAGGCGGCGGGCAGGCCCAGGTGCTTGCCCACGGCCTGATCGAGTGCGGCGGCCTTGTCGGTGTCGCCGTCGAAGAGGCGGAGCTGGTCGGTCTGGGTGCCGACAGCGCCCTTGAGCCCGCGGACCGGGTAGCCCTTCATCAGGCTGTCGAGGCGGTTAAAGGCCAGCAGCAAGTCCTCGCCGAACATGGTCAGGCGCTTGCCGAAAGTGGTCAATTGCGCGGCCACATTGTGAGTGCGCGCGGTGATGGGGAGCTCCTGCGTCTCAACCGCCTTGCGGCTCAGGGCGATGAGGGCGGCAGCG belongs to Ruficoccus amylovorans and includes:
- a CDS encoding diphosphate--fructose-6-phosphate 1-phosphotransferase, whose amino-acid sequence is MSEELTGNILIVQDGEPTPTVNSTLAGAVTEALNHDCIEEIYGGLNGLRGLMNEDIIDLAEESQQVIRGLRVTPGAALGISRGSVRRPEELERVLAVLEAHNVRFFLLIGDRETLEAGARLSELAEAKGVSLRVIGLPKSLTNELSLTDHCPGYGSVVKQIASTVKELAVDACCQGNHDLVSILEVGGGHTGWLAAASSLAKRRNEPSDPPHLILMPEVAFSADAFVEQVSNVLKTHTYCQIVVGQGLVDSDGNYLATSIPAEMASLPNISSPSLFLRQLLEQHLAVKVQCSVLGATQRCGARAASQADSNEAFLCGQAAVEAVVDGQSGKVITLSRGDTDTYSCETGLASLADIADSTKAFPANWINEDGLSISYQYYKYASPLAAGEVSVPYENGTPVFFALAANRVDKHLEAYSMA
- a CDS encoding Na/Pi symporter, which codes for MEADSLFFIIGYILAGLGLFFVGIQIIDQHLKRLTGCRLHGIFLRLTSTRWRAAWWGFWIGAITQTAAAITFLTISVVSSGLMKRQRAISLLNWSNPGTCLLIFFLVLPLNLFIAYLVGVAGILYAFGVPRRGRDLLGFLFGMGLLFTGLLTLQDYGEDFQNFTWFRHIMEATAGQYLLVFIAGCLLTVVAQSGNAVILVTIVLAQAGLMGRLEALMAIYGVNLGASLITHLLTLRLKGTPKQMAMFQVYYGWIGTAILVPLFFVEVWGGVPLVAAFLETLSTSLSTEMAVANLLYCVVTTAVIMPLEGPLARWLNRAYPPPLDEDASRPKFLYPRCEAQPETCLDLIGMEQTRLGEQLARYLRMDPHSNFLAEEARGIHESSQGLRRAIDGYLELLVHQSLAADTTHRVGTLSERLDIYASLEEEFYKNIPRAKLLARRRDTSAGRLYEGFEAAALTVLDAVETGEPDDIALALLITGDGSETLSRLRQGFIETAREAAPREQAELLQVVAAVERLIWLLNSLARSLEHASARPVDREADD
- a CDS encoding FAD-dependent oxidoreductase, whose protein sequence is MAEKTIREPARELPVAGDYDLCVLGGSCTGVFAAIRAARLGLSVALVERMGSFGGVATLSLVNIWHSDLDEAFEKRIFAGLSLEMVERLRRRDAVQDSLRSGAARWIFNSAEMQIELDEVVTEAGIDPWLHTAFCAPWVEDGRLAAVIVENKSGRCALRARFFIDATGDGDLCHRLGLAGRVAAHFQPGTACALVSGWESVGQAPWREIVARQADAHRMPKGFIWSAPVPGTDLRMLAGTRVGEDCSDARGLTRAEIEGRRQIRAIQDILREHVPGSRVGLAGLPARIGIRETRHIDCLHRLSGEEVLHGKRFDDAIANGSYRVDIHHRDKPGITFRYLDGRETYTRHDQPPVEGRWRAAQAVDPTYYQIPYRCLIPQGPYGNLLAAGRFIDADEQAHAAIRVMVNMNQTGEAAGVAAALALRGGVAAAAVDPRQLRATLREGGSVIL
- a CDS encoding AraC family transcriptional regulator, with the translated sequence MNLPQRQTAENLLARVLRSPVAVTRVGQRHYTAGPGAHDEVVTTCRLILLLAGSMRYTVEGRSFVLEAGTQIFVPAWTRRMWSTPLEHGCEIAWCEFDDDPVEFGPGHCFCRTPGRAAFAREKRALAELARLWQAHTRSADDPLLRLGLEAALKPMLARFWQEAAPVLAQDGIEQARPPHPQVRQALRWLEEHFCEPDALARLEAACGLTPNYFRERFREAMMCTPGEYLQRLRLRRARYLIHATGWQHKRIAAEVGYADPLYFSRLYRRFWGHPPSAELSAKDSPPTSGPD
- the purB gene encoding adenylosuccinate lyase; translated protein: MESIPNVLADRYASGPMKKIWSPSGRIVLEREFWIAVLKAQADLGLSVPAGAVEAYEAVRDQVNLEAIKKREKITRHDVKARLEEFCDLAGHQQLHKGLTSRDLTENVEQLQVYRSLELVRGKVAAALIALSRKAVETQELPITARTHNVAAQLTTFGKRLTMFGEDLLLAFNRLDSLMKGYPVRGLKGAVGTQTDQLRLFDGDTDKAAALDQAVGKHLGLPAAFDCVGQVYPRSLDFDVVSALYQLACGPASLAKTLRLMAGHELASEGFAPGQTGSSAMPHKMNSRSCERINGFHHILRGHVTMASELGGDQWNEGDVSCSVVRRVVLPDAFFALDGLLETFLTVLRQMEVYPEMTAKENAHYLPFLSTTAVLMEAVKAGVGREEAHEVIKEHALATARDLKAGKISRNDLAERLGADSRLKLGEDKIKAIIDKAKEETGSAVKQVGRFAEKVVPIAELFRTAVEYIPEDIL